The Gallus gallus isolate bGalGal1 chromosome 3, bGalGal1.mat.broiler.GRCg7b, whole genome shotgun sequence genome window below encodes:
- the MAP10 gene encoding microtubule-associated protein 10 codes for MHVQAPTRTREASEQRSSPHRRSRGLTALALSLRSFGGCGRPQRPSRKRVWPGLQLPASFAKTRCRDDGQRASTGFGGTGRGSLARAALKSQETLARRARGAVMSAAGGEEGLFALEVLVEAVRVATPGPALRPAVALRLLGFPTLLLRPAASAPPLRPGRAFPFGRGKRCLFRWLRGSLCAALRRQPLRALLLAQPVGPAPEPPRLLGSCSISLAPDAAEVLQRPEEPVRWGRRGRFPLRDAAGRAVGELVLGFRLSSLEAGEQSGPATPPRASPAPEDEEEEADEEEERGEEDGNVICPPVLYYSREPAEPRLPPAAAMGCWEHVVVQNPQEQSNVQSPPRPTAGPSLLHPSSPQQLYSTLAQLPLLSALLAELSVLTRSATPAAVHPHLAWLYQAPGDCGTRPQPSSHSPALKPAEVPVRPSRNSEATSSQFKQGQQQTTSPGSSQAGKRSKKAAPHRERESERNCKTKENTPPRRKLLYGLTNTLRLRLKQTNPDKLIRLEKREQYRKKQVEMLKVQSPLSKRKLLKNAGEQCVVSHRQCSKGDSSKQNGQVDETDETSLLNSVLKEYFSSTDVCPDLQKQAAESPLRNNGFASKEHPCKATAASLLEKTILKSTHKEKDLKVQLPAAFASDANVKGSNDNEEAIHLIHHKIMEHDNTSVASDQKRSPSRTAEKSSEFIYSDDFVASPDNIVYSEDFTSAECTDRDLDALDSSPEPLWLESPNRPWSDTEVKSSRSRSSKASERAESMSDLLPVHSSSSPVSSLKRDHGLKNSKGTGGESVDLLNDTSLWAGLLDEEQEAHQVDNEENRVDQHIKQASILKSEQVSSDTDLNTGKGQTSAEKCQSVTKVCSYLPCNLSDLELSDVENSRSCKDYDDVLGDLQAPSQYKDISELVINNLPGYTV; via the coding sequence atgcatgtccAAGCCCCCACTAGGACACGGGAGGCCTCGGAGCAGCGCTCATCTCCCCACCGGCGGAGTCGAGGGCTGACCGCCCTCGCGCTATCTCTGCGTAGCTTTGGAGGATGTGGGAGACCACAGAGACCATCACGGAAAAGAGTCTGGCCCGGCCTACAGCTCCCAGCGTCCTTTGCAAAGACGCGTTGCCGAGACGACGGCCAAAGGGCCTCCACGGGGTTCGGGGGCACTGGCCGCGGTTCTCTCGCGAGAGCTGCGCTTAAATCCCAGGAGACTCTCGCGCGAAGGGCGCGCGGTGCTGTCATGTCGGCGGCAGGCGGCGAGGAGGGGCTGTTCGCgctggaggtgctggtggaGGCGGTGCGGGTGGCGACCCCGGGCCCCGCGCTGCGTCCGGCCGTGGCGCTGCGCCTCCTCGGCTTCCCTACCCTTCTGCTGcgccccgccgcctccgcccCGCCGCTCCGGCCCGGCCGGGCCTTCCCCTTCGGCCGCGGCAAGCGCTGCCTCTTCCGCTGGCTCCGCGGCTCCCTGtgcgccgcgctccgccgccAGCCGCTCCGCGCCCTGCTGCTGGCGCAGCCCGTCGGGCCCGCTCCGGAGCCCCCCCGCCTCCTCGGCAGCTGCAGCATCTCGCTGGCCCCCGACGCCGCCGAGGTGCTGCAGCGGCCCGAGGAGCCTGTTCGCTGGGGCCGCCGCGGCCGCTTCCCGCTAAGAGACGCAGCGGGCCGCGCGGTCGGGGAGCTGGTGCTGGGCTTCCGCCTCAGCAGCCTGGAGGCCGGGGAGCAGTCGGGCCCCGCCACGCCACCCCGCGCCTCTCCTGCGCCGGAGGACGAAGAGGAGGAGgcagatgaggaagaagagcGAGGCGAGGAGGACGGCAACGTCATCTGCCCTCCCGTGCTGTATTACAGCCGTGAGCCGGCTGAGCCTCGtttgccaccagcagcagccatggggTGCTGGGAACATGTTGTGGTACAAAACCCGCAAGAGCAAAGCAATGTCCAGAGCCCCCCACGCCCCACTGCAGGGCCCTCCTTGCTAcaccccagcagcccccagcagctctaCAGTACCCTGGCACAGTTGCCACTGCTCAGTGCCTTGCTGGCAGAGCTGTCAGTGCTCACCCGCTCTGCTACACCTGCTGCTGTCCATCCCCATCTTGCCTGGCTCTACCAGGCCCCAGGGGACTGTGGCACTCGTCCACAGCCATCCAGCCATTCCCCTGCCCTCAAGCCTGCAGAGGTGCCAGTGAGGCCAAGCAGGAACAGCGAAGCTACCAGCTCTCAATTCAAGCAAGGCCAGCAGCAGACTACCTCACCAGGGTCTTCTCAGGCTGGGAAAAGATCTAAGAAAGCTGCACCccacagagagagagaatctGAGAGAAACTGCAAAACTAAAGAAAACACACCTCCCAGAAGGAAACTGTTGTATGGGCTGACAAATACACTGAGGCTACGGCTGAAGCAAACCAATCCTGATAAGCTGATACGGCTTGAAAAGAGagaacagtacagaaaaaaGCAAGTGGAGATGTTAAAGGTGCAAAGCCCATTATCCAAAAGAAAGCTGCTCAAAAATGCTGGAGAGCAGTGTGTGGTTTCTCACAGGCAGTGTAGCAAGGGAGACAGTTCAAAGCAGAACGGTCAGGTTGATGAAACTGATGAGACTTCATTACTAAACAGTGTTCTCAAAGAGTACTTTTCCAGTACAGATGTTTGCCCTGACCTACAGAAGCAGGCTGCTGAAAGTCCGTTGAGGAACAACGGGTTTGCAAGCAAAGAACATCCGTGCAAAGCAACAGCAGCCTCCTTATTGGAGAAAACTATATTAAAGTCTactcacaaagaaaaagacttgaaagttcagctcccagcagctttCGCATCAGATGCTAATGTGAAGGGAAGTAATGATAATGAGGAAGCAATACACTTAATccatcataaaatcatggagCACGATAATACCTCTGTTGCAAGTGATCAGAAACGAAGCCCCAGCAGGACTGCTGAAAAAAGCTCTGAATTCATTTACTCTGATGATTTTGTTGCAAGTCCTGACAACATAGTTTATTCAGAAGatttcaccagtgctgagtgtaCAGACAGAGACTTGGACGCTCTTGACAGCAGTCCTGAACCTCTCTGGCTTGAAAGCCCAAATCGTCCTTGGTCAGATACAGAGGTGAAATCCAGCAGGTCCAGATCTTCAAAAGCAAGTGAAAGAGCTGAAAGTATGTCAGATCTTCTGCCAGTGCATTCATCTTCATCACCCGTCTCTTCTTTGAAGAGAGACCATGgcttgaaaaacagcaaaggaacTGGTGGTGAATCTGTTGATTTACTTAATGACACCTCTCTCTGGGCAGGATTATTAGATGAAGAGCAGGAAGCCCACCAGGTCGATAACGAAGAGAACAGAGTTGATCAGCATATTAAACAAGCATCTATACTGAAAAGTGAACAAGTTAGCTCTGATACTGATCTGAATACAGGAAAAGGACAGACCTCTGCAGAAAAATGTCAGTCAGTAACTAAAGTGTGCTCCTACTTACCATGTAACTTGTCTGATCTTGAACTTAGTGATGTGGAAAACAGTAGGTCATGCAAAGATTATGATGATGTTCTGGGAGACCTACAAGCTCCTTCTCAATACAAAGACATCAGTGAACTTGTAATAAACAATCTCCCGGGATACACAGTGTAA